From Methanomassiliicoccales archaeon:
GAGGGTTCCACGATTGAGGAAGTCGTTAGACGCCTAAATCTACTTCCCGATGAGTGCATCGTGATGAGAAATAGCGTTCCTGTGCCTTTGACTGAAGAACTTCACGATAAGGATTTAATTAGAATA
This genomic window contains:
- a CDS encoding MoaD/ThiS family protein, with translation MEQKILVTVVTGRAEHEGQRILEVAEGSTIEEVVRRLNLLPDECIVMRNSVPVPLTEELHDKDLIRIIRVASGG